The Panicum hallii strain FIL2 chromosome 9, PHallii_v3.1, whole genome shotgun sequence genome has a window encoding:
- the LOC112874538 gene encoding putative clathrin assembly protein At2g25430, with the protein MSSSTIRKALGAVKDQTSISLAKVTSNIAPELDVLIVKATSHDDEPAEERHIREILHLTSGSRAHVAAAVAACSRRLSRTRDYVVALKSLMLVHRLLVDGDPSFHRELLHATRRGTRLLNLSDFRDEAHSGSWDHSAFVRTYALYLDQRLEFFLHERKQGSNAGSSANGPSPRDRWGSPDPYGRRSPSYSSPPGYGGYDDYRERNGSNNDDKRPPTPVRDMKPERVLARMHHLQQLLDRFLACRPTGGAKHSRMVLVALYQIVRESFQLYADICEVLAVLLDRFFDMEYAECVKAFEAYASAAKQIDELCAFYAWCKDTGVARSSEYPEVQRVTDKLLETLEEFMRDRAKRPKSPPREPEPEPVKEEPEPDMNDIKALPAPEDFKEPEPEKVEEEVKPEPPPQPQGDLVDLREDTVSADEQGNRLALALFQGPPAAGGSNGSWEAFPSNGGNEVTSAWQNPAAEPGKADWELALVETASNLSKQKPAMSGGMDPLLLNGMYDQGTVRQHVSAQVTTGSASSVALPAPGQKTQVLALPAPDGSMQTVGGDPFAASLTIPPPSYVQMADLEKKQQFLTQEQMMWQQYQRDGMQGQSSLNKLDRAYNNGLPPNPAMPYGMPMPYNTNPMPMAYTGNPGYYYPTY; encoded by the coding sequence ATGTCGTCGAGCACGATCCGGAAGGCGCTGGGGGCGGTCAAGGACCAGACCAGCATCAGCCTCGCCAAGGTCACCAGCAACATAGCCCCGGAGCTTGACGTGCTCATCGTCAAGGCCACCAGCCACGACGACGAGCCCGCGGAGGAGCGCCACATCCGCGAGATTCTCCACCTCACCTCCGGATCCCGCGCccacgtcgccgccgccgtggcggccTGCTCACGCAGGCTCTCCCGCACCCGCGACTACGTGGTGGCGCTCAAATCGCTCATGCTCGTGCACCGCCTCCTGGTCGATGGCGACCCTTCCTTCCACCGCGAGCTCCTCCACGCCACCAGGCGCGGCACCCGCCTGCTGAACCTCTCCGACTTCCGCGATGAGGCGCACTCTGGGTCATGGGATCACTCTGCCTTTGTGCGCACCTATGCGCTCTACCTCGACCAGCGCCTCGAGTTCTTCCTCCATGAGCGCAAGCAGGGATCAAATGCTGGCAGCAGTGCTAATGGTCCATCGCCCCGTGACCGTTGGGGTTCGCCTGACCCCtacggccgccgctcgccctccTACTCGTCACCTCCTGGGTATGGCGGATATGATGATTACCGTGAGAGGAATGGTAGCAACAATGATGACAAGAGGCCTCCAACTCCGGTGAGGGACATGAAGCCGGAGCGGGTACTTGCTCGCATGCACCACCTGCAGCAGCTGCTTGACAGGTTCCTTGCTTGCCGCCCCACTGGTGGGGCGAAGCACAGCAGGATGGTGCTGGTTGCATTGTACCAGATTGTGAGAGAAAGCTTCCAGCTCTACGCTGATATCTGTGAGGTGCTGGCAGTGCTGCTGGACAGGTTCTTTGACATGGAATATGCTGAGTGCGTGAAGGCTTTTGAGGCATATGCTAGTGCTGCGAAGCAGATTGATGAGCTCTGTGCATTCTATGCATGGTGTAAAGATACTGGAGTCGCAAGGTCATCGGAGTACCCAGAGGTGCAGCGTGTCACCGATAAGCTGCTGGAGACACTGGAAGAATTTATGAGGGACCGTGCGAAGCGACCCAAGAGCCCACCACGGGAGCCGGAGCCTGAGCCTGTCAAGGAAGAACCTGAACCGGATATGAATGACATCAAGGCGCTTCCAGCACCTGAGGATTTTAAGGAGCCTGAACCTGAGAAGGTTGAGGAAGAGGTGAAGCCAGAGCCACCCCCGCAGCCACAGGGTGACTTGGTGGATCTCAGAGAAGATACTGTAAGTGCGGATGAACAAGGTAACAGGCTTGCTCTGGCTCTCTTCCAGGGGCCACCTGCTGCTGGTGGAAGCAATGGTTCATGGGAGGCTTTCCCTTCAAATGGTGGCAATGAGGTGACTTCGGCATGGCAGAATCCTGCAGCTGAACCTGGGAAGGCTGATTGGGAACTTGCCCTTGTGGAGACAGCAAGCAACTTGTCGAAGCAGAAGCCTGCAATGTCAGGTGGTATGGACCCACTGCTGCTAAATGGTATGTATGACCAGGGCACTGTGCGCCAGCATGTCAGTGCACAGGTGACCACCGGGAGTGCCAGCAGTGTTGCCCTGCCCGCTCCTGGTCAGAAAACTCAGGTCCTGGCTCTGCCTGCACCGGATGGTTCGATGCAGACTGTTGGTGGTGACCCCTTCGCGGCATCCCTCACCATCCCACCGCCATCCTACGTGCAGATGGCGGACTTAGAAAAGAAGCAGCAGTTCTTGACGCAGGAGCAGATGATGTGGCAGCAGTACCAGAGGGATGGTATGCAAGGGCAATCGAGCTTGAACAAGCTTGACCGGGCATACAACAACGGTTTGCCCCCCAACCCGGCCATGCCCTACGGGATGCCCATGCCATACAACACAAACCCCATGCCAATGGCTTACACCGGGAACCCTGGGTATTACTACCCCACTTACTGA
- the LOC112878146 gene encoding probable palmitoyltransferase ZDHHC12 isoform X1, with protein sequence MSRLATGLHRLRRSASSPWEVLWSALASCGLVLFSQLAVAMVPRLFPSLSLLAMLPIAGLVFLAAIVLGRLWRRFIGVAASALLFVLFNILLLWGVYVFVIRRDTSSLLDMLINAECALLLWGLYRILSGDPGIVACDSSYLEEAGCKDFVEAIFPSEKLPMLCRVRQCNWCKANVRGYDHHCPAFGTCIGQKNHRLFMALLTGFVVAESTYTMCSTKYITRCINSGTLRSENPVSLNMVISTMLFSILQVVWQIVFLMWHIYCICFNIKTDEWINWKKYPEFQMREQPQSDSEVKFVNPYDKGMLCNIREFLKLK encoded by the exons ATGAGCAGGCTCGCGACGGGGCTCCACCGCCTGCGGAGGTCGGCGTCGTCGCCGTGGGAGGTGCTGTGGTCCGCGCTCGCGTCATGCGGCCTCGTGCTCTTCTCGCAGCTCGCCGTGGCCATGGTGCCGCGGCTCTTCCCCTCCCTCTCGCTCCTCGCCATGCTCCCCATCGCGG GCCTGGTGTTCCTCGCGGCTATCGTGCTGGGCCGGCTGTGGAGGAGGTTCATCGGGGTGGCGGCGTCGGCGCTGCTCTTCGTGCTCTTCAACATCCTCCTCCTGTGGGGCGTCTACGTCTTCGTCATCCGGAGAG ACACTTCTTCTCTGCTGGACATGCTAATAAATGCAGAATGTGCACTGCTTCTATGGGGACTTTACAG AATTTTGTCTGGTGATCCTGGTATTGTTGCTTGTGATTCTTCATATTTAGAGGAAGCTGGCTGCAAGGATTTTGTGGAAGCTATTTTCCCGAGTGAG AAGCTCCCAATGCTCTGTCGTGTCAGGCAGTGTAACTGGTGCAAAGCAAATGTTAGGGGCTATGACCATCATTGCCCTGCATTTGGTACTTGCATAG GACAGAAGAATCATCGGCTATTTATGGCCCTTTTGACAGGATTTGTTGTTGCTGAATCGACATATACAATGTGCTCGACAAAAT ATATTACCAGATGCATCAATTCAGGAACTCTAAGATCGGAG AATCCTGTATCTCTAAACATGGTAATCAGTACGATGCTCTTCTCTATCCTCCAGGTGGTCTGGCAG ATTGTGTTCTTGATGTGGCACATATATTGCATCTGCTTCAACATCAAGACAGATGAGTGG ATAAACTGGAAGAAATATCCTGAATTCCAGATGAGGGAACAGCCTCAATCAG ATTCAGAAGTCAAATTTGTAAATCCGTATGACAAAGGCATGCTATGTAACATTAGAGAATTTCTGAAGCTGAAATGA
- the LOC112878146 gene encoding probable palmitoyltransferase ZDHHC12 isoform X2 gives MSRLATGLHRLRRSASSPWEVLWSALASCGLVLFSQLAVAMVPRLFPSLSLLAMLPIAGLVFLAAIVLGRLWRRFIGVAASALLFVLFNILLLWGVYVFVIRRDTSSLLDMLINAECALLLWGLYRILSGDPGIVACDSSYLEEAGCKDFVEAIFPSELPMLCRVRQCNWCKANVRGYDHHCPAFGTCIGQKNHRLFMALLTGFVVAESTYTMCSTKYITRCINSGTLRSENPVSLNMVISTMLFSILQVVWQIVFLMWHIYCICFNIKTDEWINWKKYPEFQMREQPQSDSEVKFVNPYDKGMLCNIREFLKLK, from the exons ATGAGCAGGCTCGCGACGGGGCTCCACCGCCTGCGGAGGTCGGCGTCGTCGCCGTGGGAGGTGCTGTGGTCCGCGCTCGCGTCATGCGGCCTCGTGCTCTTCTCGCAGCTCGCCGTGGCCATGGTGCCGCGGCTCTTCCCCTCCCTCTCGCTCCTCGCCATGCTCCCCATCGCGG GCCTGGTGTTCCTCGCGGCTATCGTGCTGGGCCGGCTGTGGAGGAGGTTCATCGGGGTGGCGGCGTCGGCGCTGCTCTTCGTGCTCTTCAACATCCTCCTCCTGTGGGGCGTCTACGTCTTCGTCATCCGGAGAG ACACTTCTTCTCTGCTGGACATGCTAATAAATGCAGAATGTGCACTGCTTCTATGGGGACTTTACAG AATTTTGTCTGGTGATCCTGGTATTGTTGCTTGTGATTCTTCATATTTAGAGGAAGCTGGCTGCAAGGATTTTGTGGAAGCTATTTTCCCGAGTGAG CTCCCAATGCTCTGTCGTGTCAGGCAGTGTAACTGGTGCAAAGCAAATGTTAGGGGCTATGACCATCATTGCCCTGCATTTGGTACTTGCATAG GACAGAAGAATCATCGGCTATTTATGGCCCTTTTGACAGGATTTGTTGTTGCTGAATCGACATATACAATGTGCTCGACAAAAT ATATTACCAGATGCATCAATTCAGGAACTCTAAGATCGGAG AATCCTGTATCTCTAAACATGGTAATCAGTACGATGCTCTTCTCTATCCTCCAGGTGGTCTGGCAG ATTGTGTTCTTGATGTGGCACATATATTGCATCTGCTTCAACATCAAGACAGATGAGTGG ATAAACTGGAAGAAATATCCTGAATTCCAGATGAGGGAACAGCCTCAATCAG ATTCAGAAGTCAAATTTGTAAATCCGTATGACAAAGGCATGCTATGTAACATTAGAGAATTTCTGAAGCTGAAATGA